The genomic DNA AATACAAAACGAGCTTTTATAATGGGTAATGCTCTTGTTATCGGTGTTATCAAAAAATTAGGTCAAACACTTTCAGACTTTATATAAATTCATAAAAAACAAAAAAAACTCCTCTCGGAGTTTTTTTTGTTTTGAGTTTTTTTATCTTCTTCCTTTCAAAGTATCTTTCAGTGTTTTTCCTGCTTTGAATTTTGGTACAATTACTGGTGGAATTTCTATTTTGATGCTTGGATTTCTTGGGTTTACGCCAATTCTTCCAGCACGTGTTTTTGCACTAAACGCTCCAAAACCTGCAATGTTTACAAATCCGCCAGTGTTTAATGTATTTGTGACTATTTCCACAAACGCAGAAACCATTTGCACAGCTTCTTTTTTAGATACACCAACTTTTTCAGCTATTTGGTTTGATAGTTCTACTTTGTTCATATTTTTTATTGAAAGTATAATAGGTTTATTATAGGAGAATTAGCTTAGAATGTCAAAATTATTTTGCGTATTCTATCACACGCGTCTCTCTTATTACACTTACTTTGATTTCTCCTGGGTATTGAAGTTCACTTTCTACTTTTCTAGCAATATCTTTTGCAAGGTTGTAAGCTTGGTAATCATCAATTTCGCTAGGCTTTACAAAGATTCTCACTTCGCGTCCAGCTTGAATAGCATAAACTTTTTCAATTCCTGGGAAGTCCTTTGCAGTTTGCTCCAACTCTTCCAAACGAGCTACATATTTTTCATAAGTATCACGCCGTGCACCAACTCGTGAAGAAGATATTGCATCTGCGGCTTTTACTATTTGTGTAATTAGTTTTTCTGGTTTGTCTTCGTGATGGTTTGCCGCAGCATCTTGTGAATCTTCATCTAATCCAAATTTCTTTAGAATTGTAAAACCAATTTCTGGGTGTGTTCCTTGTGTTTCTTGGTCTACTGCTTTTCCAATATCATGAAAGAAACCTGCTTTTTTTGCTTTTATAGGATCAACTCCACCAATTTCTTCTGCCATCAAAGCAGAAAGATAAGCAACTTCAATTGAATGGTTCAATACGTTTTGACCATAACTTGTTCTATATTTTAAACGCCCCACAATTGAAACTAACTTTGGTACAATACCAGTAAAACCAAGCTTATAAAGTGCTTCCTCACCAGTTTTTTTGATATCAATAGCCAACTCTTTTTTTGAGTCTTCTATTGCTTGCTCAATTTTTCCAGGATGAATTACACCTTCTTGGATAAGTCTTTCTAGTGCAAGAAAGCATACTCTACGACGAATTGGCGAGAAGCCAGAGATTAAGATTACTCCTGGAGTTTCGTCTATTACAAGTTCACAGCCTGTTAATTTTTCAATTGTTTTTATGTTTCTACCATCTTTTCCAATGATTCGACCTTTCATATCATCGCTTGGCAAATTTACAACAGTAGATGTTGTCTCACTTGCGTGGTTTGAAGAACATCTTTGTATGGCTCCAAGTATAATTTCTCTTGCTTTTTCTGCATAAATTTCTGCATTTTCTTTTTCAATTTTCATCAATCTGCCAGACAGGTCGTGTGCTGAGTCTTTTTTTATAGCCACCATTAATTCTTCTTTTGCTTGTTCTTTTGAGTAGTTGGATATTTTTTGCAATTTTTCTACTGCATCTTTGTGGGTGTTATCTATTTTTTGTTTTACAGATTCTATCTCATCTCTTTTTTGTTGTAATTTACTTTTTTGATTTTCAAAATCCAACAACTTATTGTCGAACATTGATTCTCTTTGGGACATTCTATTTTGAAGATTGCGAATATCTTTTCGCATATTATTCTCTTCTCTTTTTACTTCATCTAGAATTTTAATTGATTTTTCTTTTGCATCAATTAAAATAGTTTTTTCCTTATTCTTCACTTCTGAAAGAATTTTTTCTGCTTTTGCCTCTGCTGTATTTATCTTGGATTGTGCTATAAGTTTGCGTACTGCATAACCAATAGCAACACCAATAAAAATACTAATAATAGAGGATAAAAATAGTGTTATCTGCGACATATTTTTTGTTTCTCACTGGGTTTTTGAGAATACTATATTTTATTGTAGAAGTACACAAAAATAAGCATTTTTTTTGCTTATATTTTATAGCTCAAGAAGTTTATTTTCGCTAATTTAAGCGTTAAATTTGTTATTTTGCATTTAACATTATTTTCCATATCAGTCGTCTTCTTTTCTTTCTTACAACAGACCTATTTTTGAACAGGTCTTAATCTATCGTATCCTTTCAAACCCTAATTAATAATTGGGTATAACTGCATTATATCTTTTTTTACTTTTTGTGTCAATAAAAAACTAGATAATTCACCTAATTTTTAAGAAATCTGAAATAATTTTTTAAACCAGTTTTTTCTTTTTAAACTTTTTATTTTTTTTGCTTTTTTAACTTTATATTTTCCAATTGCTAATCTTCTTAATTCTTCGCAATAAGCTCCTGTCTTCAATTTTTTTCCAATATCAAACGCAAGTGTTCGTATATATGTTCCGGTTGTTGTGTTTACTTCAATAGTCAAAAATGGATATTTATATTTTTTTAAGGCTATATTTTTTATTGTAATTTTATGTGGCGTTCTTTTTATCTCAATTCCTTCTCTAGCAAGTTCATACAATTTTTTACCTTGTACTTTTTTGGCAGAATACATTGGTGGGAGTTGATTTTGTTCACCTAGAAATTCTTTTAATACTTTTTCAACTTCTTTTTTTGTTGGTTTCATTTCTACCTTTATTTTTTTTGTAATTTTCCCAGTTTTATCATAAGTATCAGTTTCTGCGCCGAGTTTTATTTTTGTAATGTATGTTTTATCCAAGTTTTTGAATTCATCTATTCTTTTTGTAGCTTCTCTTTTTACCGCAACTATCAAAAGTCCCGTTGCAAAAGGATCTAATGTTCCAGCGTGCCCTATCTTTTTTATTTTTGTGACACCACGAAGATAGCCGACCACATCATGGCTAGTCCAATTGGTTGGCTTATCCACCAAAAGAAATCCTGAATATTCTTTTTCTTCCATATTATTAATATAAATTAATAACTAACAATTAGCAATTAACAAAAGTAACTTCACGAGTTTTTTATTATTTAAAAAGACTCGCGTGTTTTATGTCATATTTTTATTTTTAACTCGATTGGTGATCGAGAGTTTGTATCATTGTTCTGGTTTGTAGATTCCTGGATTCCTAGTCAAGTTGAGAATGACAAAATAGAAGTTTTTACTTTCTTGTCTTATACATTTTCCTTACTTAGTCTGCTTAATCGTTAGTTTGCTATTATCACTTATGATACAATGATTATGTATGAAAAACAATACAAAAATATCAGGTTGGGGAGTAATAACAGAGAGTGGTTCAGAAATATGGCATTCTGAGCCTGTTTTCCCAAACTCCAAAATAACTTTAAAAGAAAAAGCTAAACTTTTGTTTTATCCAAAGAGGTTTTTTTTGTACAATTTTTTGAAAAAGAATTTAGCAGGTAAAAAATATAAGGTAAATATTTTGGATGTTGGATGCGCCACAGGTTCTAGTATTATAGATTTCAATAGTATGTTTGGTGATAGTGCAAATCTTTTTGGGGTGGATGTTGTAAAAATGCAGACAGATATAGCAAAACAAAATTTAAAAAATAAAAAGATAAGCGCAGATATTAAACTGTATAATGGTTCAAAACTTCCATTTGAAGATAGAATAATAGACGGAATTTACACATCAGATGTTTTGGGGCATGTAGAAAATGTAGATAAATGGTTGGCAGATTTAAATAGGATTTTGGTAAGTGGGGGAGTTTTGGCAATGTTTAGCGAATCCAAATTGGGAAAGCATGCTTTTGTACGAAATCGTCTTATGAAAAAAGGAGTAAACATAGATCCACACTCAAAATTTCATATTTCTCTGTATTCCAAGGACGAGCTAAAACAAAAGATAGAAAAAGCAGGTTTCGAGATTTTGGAAGTTCGTTCTTCGTCTGCATTACATTTTTTTATAAATCCAAATGAATTTTATAATGCACTAAAAAATAAAAAAGGATTTTTCTTTTTGAAACAAATAAGCAGACTTTTAACTAGTGTAAAAATAAAAACCCACCCATATTCCACAGCATTTTTAGAGTTTTATAGTTTTTTGGAAATGCTAATCATTGGAAAAAAAGTAGAAGCTCAGGGCTATATAATACTTGCTAAGAAAAAATAAAAATAAGTCTGTAAAGTTATAAAGTCCATAAAGTCGAAAGTTTAGAAAAATGGCGTTATCCTGAGTGAAATGGAGTAAAGTAGAGTGAAGTCGAATGGATCTCGATACTCCTTGTTCTAATATTTTTCTGTCGATTTCAATTCCTCCTTTTTTTGGGTTGTGAGTTAGCATTCCTTAATAGTAAGGTTGATATAACATACCACAAAAAACACTTTTGTCAAGCTAAAAACTTGCTTTTTTTAGCTAAATTAGGTATTATGGGGCTATTATCAAATATCTTTAATTAAAACCTATGAATCTTTGGCACGATCTATCACTTGGAGAAAATGCTCCAGAAGAATTTAGAGTTATTGTAGAAATTCCAAAAGGATCTAAAAATAAATATGAAGTAGATAAGGAAACAGGTCTTATCAAACTAGATCGTGCAATGAAAACTGCACAAGATTATCCATTTGATTATGGTTTCGCGCCACAGACTTTGTGGGAAGATGGGGATGCACTAGATGTTGTAATTTTGACAACATACCCACTTCACCCAGGAATTATGGTAAATGTTCGTCCTATTGCAGTGATGCGTATGATAGACGGCGGAGAAGGTGATGATAAAGTAATCGCAGTCCCTGTTAATGATTTACGCTGGAATGAAGTAAAAGATTTAGAAGATATAAATAAACACACAGTAAAAGAAATTCAACATTTCTTTGAAACATACAAACTAATTGAAGACAAATCTGTAGAAATTTCTGGTTGGGAAGGAAGAGAATCAGCAATGGAAGCAGTGAAGAAATCAGTTGAATTGTATAAAGAAAAATATACTAAATCTATTACTAAATAAGATTTCGATGAAAATTTTTAGATTTTGAGCGAAACGTAGATAAAAATTATGAGGTATTGCGATAGTACTTATGAATAATTTTTATCAAGTTGTAGTCGAAATATATAAATTTTGGCGGAATAATTATTTAGGAATAGATTTATAAACAATAAAATACATGAATGTTACAGAGTTAGCTAGAAGATTAAGAGTACGCCCACAACAACTTTTGGAAATTTTGCCAGAGTATGGTTTTGATGTTGGTAGAAAAGCTGTAAAAGTAGATGACAAAGTTGCTTTTCAGGTAATGCGTAGTTGGAAAAATATCAAAAGAGATATAGATGATAAGCGTAGAAAAGAAGCTGAAGAAAAGATCAGGCTTGAAAAAGCACTTCGTAAAGAAAGTGGGCTTTCTGCTGTTTTACCAGAAGTGATGACTGTAAAAAGTTTTTCTGAAAGTTTGAATATGCCTGTGACACAGGTTATTGTGGAATTGATGAAAAATGGAATCTTGGCTAACCAAAATCAAAATATTGATTATGATACTGCCGCAATTATGGCAGAAGAGCTTGGTTTTAGTGTTCAAAAAGAAGAAAGTGGAAAGGGTGTGCAAGAAAAAGAAGAAGAGAAAACTAAAATTTTGGAGGAAGCTTTAGAAAATGCAAAAAATAAAGAATCTAGACCTCCAGTCGTTGTTGTAATGGGGCATGTTGACCATGGAAAAACAAAATTATTAGACACAATTCGTAAAGCAAATATAATTTCTGGAGAAAGTGGTGGAATCACTCAGCATATTGGTGCTTACCAAACTATTTGGAAAGATCCAAAAACAAAAGAAGAACGACCTCTTACTTTTATTGATACTCCTGGACATGAGGCTTTTACAATTATGAGAAGTCGTGGTGCGCAAGTTGCAGATATGGCTATTTTGGTTGTGGCAGCAGACGATGGTGTAAAACCTCAAACAAAAGAAGCTATTCAAATTATAAAAGCTGCAAACCTTCCATATATTGTGGCATTGAACAAAATTGACAAAGATACAGTAGATATAGATAGGGTAAAAACAGAATTATCAAAAAATGATGTAATTCCAGAAGATTGGGGTGGAGATGTGCCAATAGTTCCAATTTCAGCTTTGGCAAATACAAACATAGACAAACTTTTGGATATTTTACTTTTAACAGCAGATGTAAATGAAGACAAGATTCAGGCAGATCCAAATGTTGCAGCTGTTGGTACTGTTATTGAGTCTCATTTAGACAAAAATATTGGGGCAGTGGCTACAATATTAATTCAGGCAGGAACTTTGAAAAAGGGTGAACCTTTGGTAATTGGTGGGGAAATTTATGGAAAAGTTCGAGCGATGAAAGATTATGATGGGAATGATTTAAAAGAAGCTAGTCCATCTACTCCTGTTCAGATTATTGGCTTTAAGGTTGCTCCAGTTGTGGGAGATGTTTTGAATAATACAAATGCAAGCTCTGCAAAAAAGATAGATGTAAAACGCAAAAAGTTAGAGCAGACGGGTGCACAGCAAACATCAATTTCTAGTGATTCAGGCAATGAAGACGATGATAATAAAAAGAAATATTTGAACTTGGTGATAAAAGCCGATGTACTTGGTTCTTTGGAGGCTATCATTGCATCTTTAGAAAAAATAGAACACAAAGAAGTTGGGGTGAAAATTGTAGGAAAAGGACTTGGAAATATCAATGAAAGTGATATTGTGAAGATAGAATCTAGCGGTGGAACTGTGATTGGTTTCAATGTAAACGCTACATCAAGCTCGGAAGAGTTGATGCGTGATAAAGATATAGAATTTCTTCGTTTTGAAATTATCTATGGTTTAATAGACTGGGTAAAAGAACAATTACAATTCTTGCTTGAAAAAGAAAAAGTTGTAACAGAAATTGGAAAATTGGATGTAAAAGCTATTTTCCGTGAAGAGAAAAATAACAGCACAATTGGTGGTTTGGTAATAGATGGAAAAATGAGAAAAGATGCTCGTGTTAGAATTACAAGAGGAAATGAAATTAAAGGATATGGAGAATTGATTGGTCTACAAAGTGGAAAGCAAGATGTAAAAATGGTTCCTGCTGGTTCTGAGTGTGGACTTCGTATTCAAACAAAAGTAAAAATTGAAAAAGAGGATATCTTGGAAGTTTTCGTAGAAGATACAAAAGACAGAGAATTGAAATTAAATTAAATTAAATTTATGAGTGAACAAATATTTACAGATGCAAATTTTGAAGAGGAGGTAGTTAATTCAGAAGTACCAGTTTTGGTAGATTTTTTTGCACCTTGGTGTGGGCCTTGCAAGATGATGGGTCCAATTGTAGAAGAGGTTGCAAATGAAAATGTAGACAAAGCTGTAAAAATAGGAAAGTTAAATGTAGATGAAAATAATATTTCAGCTGGAAAATATGGCGTTATGAGCATTCCAACATTTTTAGTTTTCAAAAATGGTGAGGTTGTAGATCAAGCTATGGGTGGAATTGGAAAAGAAAAATTGCAAGAACTAATTGATAAAAATATCTAACTTGCAATAAGTCGAAAATTGAACTAACATAAATACACACTAGTATATACTAGTGTGTATTTAATTATGTTTTATTATGTCATATTGAGCGAAGTCGAAATATCCCCGTGCAGTATCACTAAAATACAAATAATTAAATTTTTGTGATTCTATTTCGAGATCCGTTCGACTTCATTCCGCAATGCTCCATTTCGCTCAGGATGACGTATTTTTTCACATCATATTGAGCGGAACGAAGTGAAGTCGAAATATCCCCTTGCAATTTCACAAAAACATAAATAATTAAAAATAAACATTAGTTCCTTTTTCTGTCATCCTCAACTCGATTGGGGATCCAGAGTCTGAATCACTGTTTAATTATTAAAGTTTCTGGATTCCCGATCAAGTCGGGAATGACAATACTTAAAATGACAAAATTTTTAATTTATATTACTTATTTAACAGATAAAAACTATGAATAACCCATTCAACTCAGCAATGAAACAGTTAACAAGAGCGTCGGACGCAATGAATTTAGACAAAGATATTTTGGCAGAATTATCTTCACCAAAACGCGTGCTTACAATTTCTATTCCAGTAAAAATGGATAATGGCACTACAAAAGTTTTTGAAGGCTACAGAAGTCAATATAACAATGCTCGCGGACCTTTTAAAGGCGGAATTCGCTATCACTGGGATGTAAATATAAGTGAGGTAAAAGCACTTTCTTTTTGGATGACTCTAAAATGTGCAGTCGTTGGAATTCCTTTGGGTGGTGGAAAAGGTGGAATTATCGTAGATCCAAAAGAATTGTCCGAGCGAGAACTCGAAGAGCTTTCTCGTGGATATATTCGTGGAATTTATAAATACCTAGGCCCAACTCAAGATGTACCAGCGCCAGATGTGTATACAAATGGAAAAATAATGTCTTGGATGCTAGACGAATATGAAAAATTGACAGGAACTCATGCACCGGGAATGATAACAGGAAAACCACTTTCGCTTGGTGGTTCCAAAGGGCGTGACAGAGCAACTGCAAGAGGTGGATTTTTTGTACTACAAAAAGTTTTGGCAAAAATGAATAAAAGTTTAAGCGATACTACAGTAGCAATTCAAGGTTTTGGGAATGCTGGGCAAGTAATGGCAGATTTTCTTGCAGAGCAAAATGCAAAAATTGTGGCAGTAAGCGATTCAAAAGGTGGAATTGTAAATACAGAAGGCTTGGATATTTCAGCTGTAAAAGCTCATAAAGCTAGCACAGGAAGTGTGGTTGGTTTTGCTGGAGCAGAAGATATTTCAAACGAGGATATTTTGGAATTGAGTGTAAATGTGTTGGTGCCCGCAGCTTTGGAAGGAGTAGTTACTGCAGAAAACGCAGAGCGTATTCGCGCAAATGTAATTGTAGAATTGGCAAACGGTCCTGTGACTCCAGACGCAGATGAGATTTTACACAAAAATGGAGTTTTGTTTGTACCAGATATTTTGGCAAACGCCGGTGGTGTGACAGTGAGTTATTTTGAACAAGTTCAAAATGCAACAAATTATTATTGGGAAGAGGAAGAGGTAAACAAAAAATTGAAAAAAATAATGGACGAAGCTTTTGAATCAGTTTGGAAAGCAAAAGAAAAATACGGAGTTGATATGAGAGTCGCAGCGTTTATTGTGGGATTGGAAAGGATTTCTGAGGCGATGGGGGATAGGGGGTAATAAAAATTAAGTTTAAACAAAAAATAACCTTTTTAGGTTATTTTTTGTTTTCATTTGCATTTCCCCTCAAAATTCGCTAAAATTCAAGGGAAAATGAAATAAAAATATGGAAAAATATAATTTTAGTAAAATAGAGAAAAAGTGGCAGGAAAAATGGGAGGAAAATAAGACTTTTGAGGTAAAACTAGATGAGAGTAAAGAGAAGTTTTATGTTCTTGTGGAGTTTCCATATCCAAGTGGAGCTGGGCTTCATGTAGGGCATCCGCGTTCTTATACGGCAATGGATATAATTGCTCGCAAAAAGAGAATGGATGGAAAAAACGTGTTGTATCCAATTGGCTACGATGCTTTTGGTTTGCCAACAGAAAATTATGCTATAAAAACTGGGCGTGCGCCAAAAGAGGTGACAAAGGAAAATATAGCGAACTTTAGAAGACAGCTCAAATCTTTGGGTTTTAGTTTTGATTGGTCTCGTGAGATAGATACAACTGATCCAAAATATTACAAATGGACTCAGTGGATTTTCTTGCAATTGTTTAAAAACGGTTTGGCTTACAAAAAATCTATGCCAATAAACTGGTGCCCAAGTTGTAAAACTGGCTTGGCAAATGAAGAAGTTGTAAATGGGGCTTGTGAGCGTTGTGGTGGAGAGGTAGAAAAAAGAGATAAATCCCAGTGGATGCTAGCAATCACAAAATATGCGGATAAACTTCTGGATGGTTTGGAAAATGTGGATTATGTAGAGCGCGCAAAAACTCAACAAAGAAATTGGATTGGCAAAAGTGAGGGTGCATTAGTTAAGTTTGGTATTAAACAAAAGGGGGATTTTTCGGCTAGCGCTCAAGATGACATGCTGGAAGTTTTTACAACTCGCCCAGATACTTTGTTTGGTGCAACTTATTGTGTAGTTTCGCCAGAGCATAGTTTGGTAGAGGAATTAAAAGGTAAAATAGAGAATTTTGATGAGGTTTTAGAATATATAAAGCAGGCTGGATTGAAATCTGATTTGGAGAGGGTAGAATTACAAAAAGAAAAAACAGGAGTGGAGCTAAAAGGAATAAAAGCAGTGAACCCAGCAAATAATGAAGAGATTCCAGTTTGGGTCGCGGATTATGTTTTGGCGACTTATGGAACTGGTGCAATTATGTCTGTACCTGCTCACGATCAGAGAGATTGGGAATTTGCTGGGAAGTATGGTTTGGATATGGTAGAAGTCATTTCTGGTGGAGATATTTTGGAAGGTGCATTTTTGGGAGAAGGTGGGGTTGTAAATTCAGACTTTTTAAACGAACTGTCTTCAAAAGAATCAAAAGAAAAAATGATTGCGTGGTTAGAGGAAAAAGGATTAGGAGAAAGAAAAACAAACTTCAAACTTCGCGATTGGGTATTTTCTCGTCAGCGTTATTGGGGAGAGCCAATTCCTTTGGTTTATTGTGAAAGTTGTGCCGAGAAAGGTGATTTTCAAAATGAGGGTGAAAAGCAAAATCCAGGTTGGATTATGGATGAGAATTTACCGCTTGAATTGCCAGAAGTAGAAAAATATGAGCCAACAGACAGTGGTGAATCACCGCTTGCTAGTGTGGAAGAGTGGCTAAAAACAACTTGTCCGCGTTGTGGAGGAGAGGCTCACCGAGAAACAGACACAATGCCAAATTGGGCAGGTTCTAGCTGGTATTCTCTAAGGTATGTGGATAATAACAATGATACAGCTTTGGCATCACCAGAAGCTTTGAAATATTGGATGCCAGTGGATTGGTACAATGGGGGAATGGAGCACACAACTTTGCATTTGCTTTACTCTAGGTTTTGGAATATATTTTTGTATGATATTGGTGTGGTGCCACAAAGCGAACCTTATCAAAAAAGAACAAGTCATGGAATGATTTTGGCAGAAAATGGAGAGAAAATGAGTAAAAGCCGTGGAAACGTAGTGAATCCAGATGAAATTGTAGAAAAGTTTGGTGCAGACGCACTGCGACTTTATATTATGTTTATGGGTCCATTTGACCAAGCTGTGGTTTGGGATACAAATGGTTTGAAAGGTGTAAAAAGGTTTTTGGATAAGGTTGTAAATTTACAAGAATTTGTAAAAAAAGATGTGAAACAAAATAAAACTTTACACAAAACAATTAAAAAAGTTGGTGAAGATATAGAAGAAATGAGTTTCAATACTTCTGTTGCAAAAATGATGGAATTTGTAAATGAAATTACAAAAGTACAAGAAATATCAAAAGAAGATATGGAAAATTTTCTAAAAATCCTTTCACCATTTGCACCACATTTGGCAGAAGAACTTTGGGAAAAACTTGGGAACACAGAAAGTATCGCATACGAGCTGTGGCCAAGTTATGATGAGAATATGATAAAAGATGAAACTGTAAAAGTTGGAATTCAGATAAACGGAAAAGTTCGTGATGATATAGAAGTGCCAGCAGAAATTTCAGAAGAAGAAATAAAAGAATTGGTATTGCAAAGAGAAAAAGTACAAAAATGGCTGGAAGGCAATGAACCAAAAAAAGTAATTTATGTAAAAGGGAGATTGGTAAGTATTGTGGTTTAAAATAACTAATAATTAGTAGCTAACAAAGAACAAGAAGATTACGTTTATTTTAATTATTTATATTTTGTGAAATTGTAAGGGGATATTTCGACTCCGTTTCACTTCGCTCAACATGACGTGAATATTTGTGTCATCCTTAGCGAAGTCGAAGGATCCCCCAAATTAATTCACAAAATTTTAAATATTAACAATTCTGATGATTCTATTTCGAGAACTCTCTCTATCGCTTGGGATGACATATTTAACTTCGGTACTTGATCTGCATAATCTGCCTAATTTGCTGCCTCCGATATGCTTCAAAAAATAATAAAT from Candidatus Magasanikbacteria bacterium includes the following:
- the truB gene encoding tRNA pseudouridine(55) synthase TruB, which encodes MEEKEYSGFLLVDKPTNWTSHDVVGYLRGVTKIKKIGHAGTLDPFATGLLIVAVKREATKRIDEFKNLDKTYITKIKLGAETDTYDKTGKITKKIKVEMKPTKKEVEKVLKEFLGEQNQLPPMYSAKKVQGKKLYELAREGIEIKRTPHKITIKNIALKKYKYPFLTIEVNTTTGTYIRTLAFDIGKKLKTGAYCEELRRLAIGKYKVKKAKKIKSLKRKNWFKKLFQIS
- a CDS encoding inorganic diphosphatase yields the protein MNLWHDLSLGENAPEEFRVIVEIPKGSKNKYEVDKETGLIKLDRAMKTAQDYPFDYGFAPQTLWEDGDALDVVILTTYPLHPGIMVNVRPIAVMRMIDGGEGDDKVIAVPVNDLRWNEVKDLEDINKHTVKEIQHFFETYKLIEDKSVEISGWEGRESAMEAVKKSVELYKEKYTKSITK
- a CDS encoding methyltransferase domain-containing protein translates to MKNNTKISGWGVITESGSEIWHSEPVFPNSKITLKEKAKLLFYPKRFFLYNFLKKNLAGKKYKVNILDVGCATGSSIIDFNSMFGDSANLFGVDVVKMQTDIAKQNLKNKKISADIKLYNGSKLPFEDRIIDGIYTSDVLGHVENVDKWLADLNRILVSGGVLAMFSESKLGKHAFVRNRLMKKGVNIDPHSKFHISLYSKDELKQKIEKAGFEILEVRSSSALHFFINPNEFYNALKNKKGFFFLKQISRLLTSVKIKTHPYSTAFLEFYSFLEMLIIGKKVEAQGYIILAKKK
- the rny gene encoding ribonuclease Y, with amino-acid sequence MSQITLFLSSIISIFIGVAIGYAVRKLIAQSKINTAEAKAEKILSEVKNKEKTILIDAKEKSIKILDEVKREENNMRKDIRNLQNRMSQRESMFDNKLLDFENQKSKLQQKRDEIESVKQKIDNTHKDAVEKLQKISNYSKEQAKEELMVAIKKDSAHDLSGRLMKIEKENAEIYAEKAREIILGAIQRCSSNHASETTSTVVNLPSDDMKGRIIGKDGRNIKTIEKLTGCELVIDETPGVILISGFSPIRRRVCFLALERLIQEGVIHPGKIEQAIEDSKKELAIDIKKTGEEALYKLGFTGIVPKLVSIVGRLKYRTSYGQNVLNHSIEVAYLSALMAEEIGGVDPIKAKKAGFFHDIGKAVDQETQGTHPEIGFTILKKFGLDEDSQDAAANHHEDKPEKLITQIVKAADAISSSRVGARRDTYEKYVARLEELEQTAKDFPGIEKVYAIQAGREVRIFVKPSEIDDYQAYNLAKDIARKVESELQYPGEIKVSVIRETRVIEYAK
- the leuS gene encoding leucine--tRNA ligase — translated: MEKYNFSKIEKKWQEKWEENKTFEVKLDESKEKFYVLVEFPYPSGAGLHVGHPRSYTAMDIIARKKRMDGKNVLYPIGYDAFGLPTENYAIKTGRAPKEVTKENIANFRRQLKSLGFSFDWSREIDTTDPKYYKWTQWIFLQLFKNGLAYKKSMPINWCPSCKTGLANEEVVNGACERCGGEVEKRDKSQWMLAITKYADKLLDGLENVDYVERAKTQQRNWIGKSEGALVKFGIKQKGDFSASAQDDMLEVFTTRPDTLFGATYCVVSPEHSLVEELKGKIENFDEVLEYIKQAGLKSDLERVELQKEKTGVELKGIKAVNPANNEEIPVWVADYVLATYGTGAIMSVPAHDQRDWEFAGKYGLDMVEVISGGDILEGAFLGEGGVVNSDFLNELSSKESKEKMIAWLEEKGLGERKTNFKLRDWVFSRQRYWGEPIPLVYCESCAEKGDFQNEGEKQNPGWIMDENLPLELPEVEKYEPTDSGESPLASVEEWLKTTCPRCGGEAHRETDTMPNWAGSSWYSLRYVDNNNDTALASPEALKYWMPVDWYNGGMEHTTLHLLYSRFWNIFLYDIGVVPQSEPYQKRTSHGMILAENGEKMSKSRGNVVNPDEIVEKFGADALRLYIMFMGPFDQAVVWDTNGLKGVKRFLDKVVNLQEFVKKDVKQNKTLHKTIKKVGEDIEEMSFNTSVAKMMEFVNEITKVQEISKEDMENFLKILSPFAPHLAEELWEKLGNTESIAYELWPSYDENMIKDETVKVGIQINGKVRDDIEVPAEISEEEIKELVLQREKVQKWLEGNEPKKVIYVKGRLVSIVV
- the infB gene encoding translation initiation factor IF-2 yields the protein MNVTELARRLRVRPQQLLEILPEYGFDVGRKAVKVDDKVAFQVMRSWKNIKRDIDDKRRKEAEEKIRLEKALRKESGLSAVLPEVMTVKSFSESLNMPVTQVIVELMKNGILANQNQNIDYDTAAIMAEELGFSVQKEESGKGVQEKEEEKTKILEEALENAKNKESRPPVVVVMGHVDHGKTKLLDTIRKANIISGESGGITQHIGAYQTIWKDPKTKEERPLTFIDTPGHEAFTIMRSRGAQVADMAILVVAADDGVKPQTKEAIQIIKAANLPYIVALNKIDKDTVDIDRVKTELSKNDVIPEDWGGDVPIVPISALANTNIDKLLDILLLTADVNEDKIQADPNVAAVGTVIESHLDKNIGAVATILIQAGTLKKGEPLVIGGEIYGKVRAMKDYDGNDLKEASPSTPVQIIGFKVAPVVGDVLNNTNASSAKKIDVKRKKLEQTGAQQTSISSDSGNEDDDNKKKYLNLVIKADVLGSLEAIIASLEKIEHKEVGVKIVGKGLGNINESDIVKIESSGGTVIGFNVNATSSSEELMRDKDIEFLRFEIIYGLIDWVKEQLQFLLEKEKVVTEIGKLDVKAIFREEKNNSTIGGLVIDGKMRKDARVRITRGNEIKGYGELIGLQSGKQDVKMVPAGSECGLRIQTKVKIEKEDILEVFVEDTKDRELKLN
- a CDS encoding HU family DNA-binding protein is translated as MNKVELSNQIAEKVGVSKKEAVQMVSAFVEIVTNTLNTGGFVNIAGFGAFSAKTRAGRIGVNPRNPSIKIEIPPVIVPKFKAGKTLKDTLKGRR
- the trxA gene encoding thioredoxin, with amino-acid sequence MSEQIFTDANFEEEVVNSEVPVLVDFFAPWCGPCKMMGPIVEEVANENVDKAVKIGKLNVDENNISAGKYGVMSIPTFLVFKNGEVVDQAMGGIGKEKLQELIDKNI
- a CDS encoding Glu/Leu/Phe/Val dehydrogenase — encoded protein: MNNPFNSAMKQLTRASDAMNLDKDILAELSSPKRVLTISIPVKMDNGTTKVFEGYRSQYNNARGPFKGGIRYHWDVNISEVKALSFWMTLKCAVVGIPLGGGKGGIIVDPKELSERELEELSRGYIRGIYKYLGPTQDVPAPDVYTNGKIMSWMLDEYEKLTGTHAPGMITGKPLSLGGSKGRDRATARGGFFVLQKVLAKMNKSLSDTTVAIQGFGNAGQVMADFLAEQNAKIVAVSDSKGGIVNTEGLDISAVKAHKASTGSVVGFAGAEDISNEDILELSVNVLVPAALEGVVTAENAERIRANVIVELANGPVTPDADEILHKNGVLFVPDILANAGGVTVSYFEQVQNATNYYWEEEEVNKKLKKIMDEAFESVWKAKEKYGVDMRVAAFIVGLERISEAMGDRG